In one window of Euwallacea similis isolate ESF13 chromosome 4, ESF131.1, whole genome shotgun sequence DNA:
- the LOC136408617 gene encoding leupaxin-like isoform X2 translates to MVLEFLKRSRPVTDEDIAVAKNALLADLQNTVSGGSNHAGYGSLNSPRGRQTPVSDTPLSKSQIHGVNAGTYGKTQPVSGTRGYSSTGGSGYGGTGAIGGSGDKRRPGNNSLQELDNLLEDLSNSKYANMQENGLNGSAGPGSLGYVDGYGSGTRSPASYSRPSSAQNSLNRPSSAQSLRSQNSLNRPSVDDLLDELDHGDVIYEGPKKVVITVKETKTETGFPGETDLISSHTTRTASSATRELDDLMASLSNIKVNPEQPIREENIRPSKATQSQGPPANLDSMLDNLQADMSRQGVNTSQKGCCSACDKPIVGQVITALGKTWHPEHFTCAHCTQELGTRNFFEREGKPYCEPDYHNLFSPRCAYCNGPILDKCVTALEKTWHMDHFFCAQCGKQFGEDGFHEREGKPYCRDDYFDMFAPKCGACNRAIMENYISALNTQWHPDCFVCRECRQPFVGGSFFDHEGQPYCETHYHLKRGSLCAGCHKPISGRCVTAMFRKFHPEHFVCAFCLKQLNKGTFKEQNDKPYCHICFEKLFG, encoded by the exons ACGCACTTCTAGCGGATTTGCAAAATACTGTGTCGGGGGGGTCAAATCATGCAGGCTATGGTTCCCTCAATTCGCCACGTGGAAGGCAAACACCAGTATCGGATACTCCTCTTTCCAAATCTCAGATCCATGGAGTTAATGCG GGTACCTACGGCAAAACTCAACCAGTGTCTGGCACTCGTGGCTACAGTAGCACTGGTGGTTCTGGCTACGGCGGTACCGGGGCGATTGGTGGTTCCGGGGATAAACGGCGTCCCGGGAATAACAGTTTGCAGGAATTGGACAACCTTTTGGAAGACCTGAGTAATAGCAAATACGCTAATATGCAAG aaaatgGTCTAAACGGGTCGGCAGGCCCTGGATCTTTGGGTTATGTTGACGGCTACGGGTCTGGTACTAGAAGTCCGGCCTCCTATTCCAGGCCTTCCAGCGCGCAAAATAGCCTTAACCGTCCTTCGAGTGCGCAAAGTTTGCGTTCGCAAAACTCACTTAATCGCCCTTCAGTGGACGATTTATTAGACGAACTAGACCATGG TGATGTCATCTATGAAGGGCCCAAAAAAGTTGTGATCACAGTCAAGGAGACTAAAACGGAAACAGGATTTCCTGGAGAAACGGATTTAATTTCGTCGCATACTACGCGGACCGCATCATCGGCCACGCGAGAGCTGGACGACCTTATGGCCAGTTTATCCAATATCAAG GTAAACCCGGAGCAGCCTATCAGAGAAGAAAACATCCGTCCATCGAAAGCCACCCAGTCTCAGGGTCCTCCAGCGAATTTGGATTCTATGCTAGATAATTTACAAGCAGACATGAGCCGTCAAGGAGTTAATACCAGCCAGAAGGGATGCTGCAGCGCCTGCGACAAGCCAATTGTAGGTCAGGTGATCACCGCCCTGGGCAAGACGTGGCACCCTGAACACTTCACCTGTGCCCATTGCACCCAGGAATTGGGCACCAGGAACTTCTTCGAGAGGGAGGGCAAACCATATTGCGAACCTGACTACCACAATCTGTTTAGTCCAAGATGCGCCTACTGCAACGGACCTATTTTGGAT AAATGCGTTACTGCCCTAGAGAAAACGTGGCATATGGATCATTTCTTCTGTGCCCAGTGCGGAAAGCAATTTGGAGAAGATGGATTCCATGAGAGAGAAGGAAAACCTTACTGTCGCGATGACTACTTCGATATGTTTGCCCCCAAATGCGGAGCCTGCAACAGGGCCATTATGGAAAACTACATTTCCGCCCTAAACACTCAATGGCATCCCGATTGTTTCGTCTGCAGG GAGTGTCGGCAACCCTTCGTCGGAGGTTCCTTCTTCGACCACGAGGGCCAGCCTTATTGCGAGACTCATTACCACTTGAAGCGTGGTTCCCTGTGCGCGGGCTGCCACAAACCCATCTCCGGACGCTGCGTTACCGCAATGTTCCGTAAATTCCATCCGGAACATTTCGTATGCGCCTTTTGCCTCAAACAACTTAACAAAGGCACGTTCAAGGAGCAGAACGACAAACCGTATTGTCACATATGTTTCGAGAAATTATTCGGTTAA
- the LOC136408617 gene encoding leupaxin-like isoform X1 — protein MSAKLRTRTPSPKTVTFDPSPPTTLERKPKPMKFRNLVEWEQYLNALLADLQNTVSGGSNHAGYGSLNSPRGRQTPVSDTPLSKSQIHGVNAGTYGKTQPVSGTRGYSSTGGSGYGGTGAIGGSGDKRRPGNNSLQELDNLLEDLSNSKYANMQENGLNGSAGPGSLGYVDGYGSGTRSPASYSRPSSAQNSLNRPSSAQSLRSQNSLNRPSVDDLLDELDHGDVIYEGPKKVVITVKETKTETGFPGETDLISSHTTRTASSATRELDDLMASLSNIKVNPEQPIREENIRPSKATQSQGPPANLDSMLDNLQADMSRQGVNTSQKGCCSACDKPIVGQVITALGKTWHPEHFTCAHCTQELGTRNFFEREGKPYCEPDYHNLFSPRCAYCNGPILDKCVTALEKTWHMDHFFCAQCGKQFGEDGFHEREGKPYCRDDYFDMFAPKCGACNRAIMENYISALNTQWHPDCFVCRECRQPFVGGSFFDHEGQPYCETHYHLKRGSLCAGCHKPISGRCVTAMFRKFHPEHFVCAFCLKQLNKGTFKEQNDKPYCHICFEKLFG, from the exons ATGAGTGCCAAACTACGCACGCGTACTCCGTCGCCTAAGACCGTCACTTTTGATCCTTCGCCTCCTACGACATTGGAGAGAAAACCCAAACCAATGAAGTTCAGAAACTTGGTCGAATGGGAGCAGTACCTTA ACGCACTTCTAGCGGATTTGCAAAATACTGTGTCGGGGGGGTCAAATCATGCAGGCTATGGTTCCCTCAATTCGCCACGTGGAAGGCAAACACCAGTATCGGATACTCCTCTTTCCAAATCTCAGATCCATGGAGTTAATGCG GGTACCTACGGCAAAACTCAACCAGTGTCTGGCACTCGTGGCTACAGTAGCACTGGTGGTTCTGGCTACGGCGGTACCGGGGCGATTGGTGGTTCCGGGGATAAACGGCGTCCCGGGAATAACAGTTTGCAGGAATTGGACAACCTTTTGGAAGACCTGAGTAATAGCAAATACGCTAATATGCAAG aaaatgGTCTAAACGGGTCGGCAGGCCCTGGATCTTTGGGTTATGTTGACGGCTACGGGTCTGGTACTAGAAGTCCGGCCTCCTATTCCAGGCCTTCCAGCGCGCAAAATAGCCTTAACCGTCCTTCGAGTGCGCAAAGTTTGCGTTCGCAAAACTCACTTAATCGCCCTTCAGTGGACGATTTATTAGACGAACTAGACCATGG TGATGTCATCTATGAAGGGCCCAAAAAAGTTGTGATCACAGTCAAGGAGACTAAAACGGAAACAGGATTTCCTGGAGAAACGGATTTAATTTCGTCGCATACTACGCGGACCGCATCATCGGCCACGCGAGAGCTGGACGACCTTATGGCCAGTTTATCCAATATCAAG GTAAACCCGGAGCAGCCTATCAGAGAAGAAAACATCCGTCCATCGAAAGCCACCCAGTCTCAGGGTCCTCCAGCGAATTTGGATTCTATGCTAGATAATTTACAAGCAGACATGAGCCGTCAAGGAGTTAATACCAGCCAGAAGGGATGCTGCAGCGCCTGCGACAAGCCAATTGTAGGTCAGGTGATCACCGCCCTGGGCAAGACGTGGCACCCTGAACACTTCACCTGTGCCCATTGCACCCAGGAATTGGGCACCAGGAACTTCTTCGAGAGGGAGGGCAAACCATATTGCGAACCTGACTACCACAATCTGTTTAGTCCAAGATGCGCCTACTGCAACGGACCTATTTTGGAT AAATGCGTTACTGCCCTAGAGAAAACGTGGCATATGGATCATTTCTTCTGTGCCCAGTGCGGAAAGCAATTTGGAGAAGATGGATTCCATGAGAGAGAAGGAAAACCTTACTGTCGCGATGACTACTTCGATATGTTTGCCCCCAAATGCGGAGCCTGCAACAGGGCCATTATGGAAAACTACATTTCCGCCCTAAACACTCAATGGCATCCCGATTGTTTCGTCTGCAGG GAGTGTCGGCAACCCTTCGTCGGAGGTTCCTTCTTCGACCACGAGGGCCAGCCTTATTGCGAGACTCATTACCACTTGAAGCGTGGTTCCCTGTGCGCGGGCTGCCACAAACCCATCTCCGGACGCTGCGTTACCGCAATGTTCCGTAAATTCCATCCGGAACATTTCGTATGCGCCTTTTGCCTCAAACAACTTAACAAAGGCACGTTCAAGGAGCAGAACGACAAACCGTATTGTCACATATGTTTCGAGAAATTATTCGGTTAA
- the LOC136408624 gene encoding G-patch domain and KOW motifs-containing protein, which yields MEPPKISFGFSKLSKKTNIISSKITQEENKVELIECLEGKLIKVKDAVEEVKKPLIIPLKDNKKNLLDRIHEFKKQTQAQESATEDTRPDSELTPDELVARQLIREAKQRLTSDISSDNTKITFLPLNKDTHSLQGEKEPTLEDYDSVPISDYGMAILRGMGWREGMPIGKNTTKSAAINVPELRPKGLGLGAAKIIESEMPSKKPTDKHGNELVLKQGAFARVIAGHQSGNYCEVQGFDEEAGRVIIKVYPKGEIVNINELMLTLVTKEEFLKGYKILNNAKYEQYKEMSDKKLENYKIQPETSGLKHIKKEQNSHSESEDDSDSRNRRKSSSRSTKHRSKKSESPEMRRELNSKKSSHRGKNLSKHRKKDSDKSYKKEKRRKDRRSRSKSTERHRGHSSKYTSKSKSRRQSSSSNSSSGEDRRRKR from the exons ATGGAGCCTCCTAAAATATCCTTCGGATTCAGCAAGCTTTCCaagaaaacaaatataataTCCAGTAAAATAACCCAAGAGGAGAACAAAGTTGAGTTAATCGAATGCCTAGAagggaaattaataaaagtgaaaGA TGCCGttgaagaagtaaaaaaaccGTTAATTATACCACTGAAAGACAATAAGAAGAATCTGCTTGACCGGATTCACGAATTCAAAAAGCAGACTCAAGCACAGGAAAGTGCAACAGAAGATACTCGACCTGATTCTGAATTAACACCTGATGAGTTAGTAGCTAGACAGTTGATTAGGG AAGCCAAACAACGTTTAACAAGTGACATCTCATCAGATAACacaaaaataactttccttCCCTTAAACAAAGATACTCATTCACTACAAGGAGAGAAAGAACCCACATTAGAAGATTATGACTCAGTACCTATAAGTGACTATGGTATGGCAATTCTTAGAGGCATGGGCTGGAGGGAAGGCATGCCCATAGgtaaaaatacaactaaatCTGCTGCTATTAATGTACCAGAACTGAGGCCAAAAGGTCTTGGTCTTGGAGCAGCGAAGATAATTGAGTCAGAAATGCCATCAAAAAAACCTACTGATAAACATGGGAATGAGTTGGTTTTGAAACAAGGAGCGTTTGCAAGGGTTATTGCCGGGCATCAAAGTGGCAATTATTGTGAG GTTCAAGGGTTTGATGAAGAAGCTGGgcgagtaattattaaagtctATCCAAAGGGGGAAATTGTGAATATCAATGAACTGATGTTAACGCTAGTTACAAAAGAAGAATTTCTTAAaggatataaaattttaa ataacgcaaaatatgagcaGTATAAAGAAATGTCAGATAAAAAGCTAGAGAACTACAAAATTCAGCCAGAAACTTCTGGtttaaaacatataaaaaaggaacaaaactCACATTCAGAGTCAGAAGATGATAGTGACAGTAGAAACAGAAGAAAATCAAGTAGCAGATCCACGAAACATCGAAGTAAAAAATCAGAGTCCCCAGAAATGAGACGCGAATTGAATTCCAAAAAGTCTAGTCACCGAGGAAAAAATCTTTCCAAACACCGAAAGAAAGATTCGGATAAAAGctataaaaaggaaaaacgcAGGAAAGATCGGAGATCAAGGAGTAAGTCGACAGAGAGACATAGGGGCCattcttcaaaatatacaAGCAAAAGTAAATCGAGACGTCAAAGCAGTAGTAGTAACAGCAGCAGCGGTGAGGACAGAAGACGTAAACGCTGA
- the LOC136408617 gene encoding leupaxin-like isoform X3, with the protein MGTLSTYDEFIEFDALLADLQNTVSGGSNHAGYGSLNSPRGRQTPVSDTPLSKSQIHGVNAGTYGKTQPVSGTRGYSSTGGSGYGGTGAIGGSGDKRRPGNNSLQELDNLLEDLSNSKYANMQENGLNGSAGPGSLGYVDGYGSGTRSPASYSRPSSAQNSLNRPSSAQSLRSQNSLNRPSVDDLLDELDHGDVIYEGPKKVVITVKETKTETGFPGETDLISSHTTRTASSATRELDDLMASLSNIKVNPEQPIREENIRPSKATQSQGPPANLDSMLDNLQADMSRQGVNTSQKGCCSACDKPIVGQVITALGKTWHPEHFTCAHCTQELGTRNFFEREGKPYCEPDYHNLFSPRCAYCNGPILDKCVTALEKTWHMDHFFCAQCGKQFGEDGFHEREGKPYCRDDYFDMFAPKCGACNRAIMENYISALNTQWHPDCFVCRECRQPFVGGSFFDHEGQPYCETHYHLKRGSLCAGCHKPISGRCVTAMFRKFHPEHFVCAFCLKQLNKGTFKEQNDKPYCHICFEKLFG; encoded by the exons ATGGGTACCTTGTCGACTTACGACGAATTTATCGAATTCG ACGCACTTCTAGCGGATTTGCAAAATACTGTGTCGGGGGGGTCAAATCATGCAGGCTATGGTTCCCTCAATTCGCCACGTGGAAGGCAAACACCAGTATCGGATACTCCTCTTTCCAAATCTCAGATCCATGGAGTTAATGCG GGTACCTACGGCAAAACTCAACCAGTGTCTGGCACTCGTGGCTACAGTAGCACTGGTGGTTCTGGCTACGGCGGTACCGGGGCGATTGGTGGTTCCGGGGATAAACGGCGTCCCGGGAATAACAGTTTGCAGGAATTGGACAACCTTTTGGAAGACCTGAGTAATAGCAAATACGCTAATATGCAAG aaaatgGTCTAAACGGGTCGGCAGGCCCTGGATCTTTGGGTTATGTTGACGGCTACGGGTCTGGTACTAGAAGTCCGGCCTCCTATTCCAGGCCTTCCAGCGCGCAAAATAGCCTTAACCGTCCTTCGAGTGCGCAAAGTTTGCGTTCGCAAAACTCACTTAATCGCCCTTCAGTGGACGATTTATTAGACGAACTAGACCATGG TGATGTCATCTATGAAGGGCCCAAAAAAGTTGTGATCACAGTCAAGGAGACTAAAACGGAAACAGGATTTCCTGGAGAAACGGATTTAATTTCGTCGCATACTACGCGGACCGCATCATCGGCCACGCGAGAGCTGGACGACCTTATGGCCAGTTTATCCAATATCAAG GTAAACCCGGAGCAGCCTATCAGAGAAGAAAACATCCGTCCATCGAAAGCCACCCAGTCTCAGGGTCCTCCAGCGAATTTGGATTCTATGCTAGATAATTTACAAGCAGACATGAGCCGTCAAGGAGTTAATACCAGCCAGAAGGGATGCTGCAGCGCCTGCGACAAGCCAATTGTAGGTCAGGTGATCACCGCCCTGGGCAAGACGTGGCACCCTGAACACTTCACCTGTGCCCATTGCACCCAGGAATTGGGCACCAGGAACTTCTTCGAGAGGGAGGGCAAACCATATTGCGAACCTGACTACCACAATCTGTTTAGTCCAAGATGCGCCTACTGCAACGGACCTATTTTGGAT AAATGCGTTACTGCCCTAGAGAAAACGTGGCATATGGATCATTTCTTCTGTGCCCAGTGCGGAAAGCAATTTGGAGAAGATGGATTCCATGAGAGAGAAGGAAAACCTTACTGTCGCGATGACTACTTCGATATGTTTGCCCCCAAATGCGGAGCCTGCAACAGGGCCATTATGGAAAACTACATTTCCGCCCTAAACACTCAATGGCATCCCGATTGTTTCGTCTGCAGG GAGTGTCGGCAACCCTTCGTCGGAGGTTCCTTCTTCGACCACGAGGGCCAGCCTTATTGCGAGACTCATTACCACTTGAAGCGTGGTTCCCTGTGCGCGGGCTGCCACAAACCCATCTCCGGACGCTGCGTTACCGCAATGTTCCGTAAATTCCATCCGGAACATTTCGTATGCGCCTTTTGCCTCAAACAACTTAACAAAGGCACGTTCAAGGAGCAGAACGACAAACCGTATTGTCACATATGTTTCGAGAAATTATTCGGTTAA
- the LOC136408617 gene encoding leupaxin-like isoform X5, with protein MSAKLRTRTPSPKTVTFDPSPPTTLERKPKPMKFRNLVEWEQYLNALLADLQNTVSGGSNHAGYGSLNSPRGRQTPVSDTPLSKSQIHGVNAGTYGKTQPVSGTRGYSSTGGSGYGGTGAIGGSGDKRRPGNNSLQELDNLLEDLSNSKYANMQENGLNGSAGPGSLGYVDGYGSGTRSPASYSRPSSAQNSLNRPSSAQSLRSQNSLNRPSVDDLLDELDHGDVIYEGPKKVVITVKETKTETGFPGETDLISSHTTRTASSATRELDDLMASLSNIKVNPEQPIREENIRPSKATQSQGPPANLDSMLDNLQADMSRQGVNTSQKGCCSACDKPIVGQVITALGKTWHPEHFTCAHCTQELGTRNFFEREGKPYCEPDYHNLFSPRCAYCNGPILDKCVTALEKTWHMDHFFCAQCGKQFGEDGFHEREGKPYCRDDYFDMFAPKCGACNRAIMENYISALNTQWHPDCFVCRDCKLAVQGKSFYAVEGKPVCPKCIGADEEEDE; from the exons ATGAGTGCCAAACTACGCACGCGTACTCCGTCGCCTAAGACCGTCACTTTTGATCCTTCGCCTCCTACGACATTGGAGAGAAAACCCAAACCAATGAAGTTCAGAAACTTGGTCGAATGGGAGCAGTACCTTA ACGCACTTCTAGCGGATTTGCAAAATACTGTGTCGGGGGGGTCAAATCATGCAGGCTATGGTTCCCTCAATTCGCCACGTGGAAGGCAAACACCAGTATCGGATACTCCTCTTTCCAAATCTCAGATCCATGGAGTTAATGCG GGTACCTACGGCAAAACTCAACCAGTGTCTGGCACTCGTGGCTACAGTAGCACTGGTGGTTCTGGCTACGGCGGTACCGGGGCGATTGGTGGTTCCGGGGATAAACGGCGTCCCGGGAATAACAGTTTGCAGGAATTGGACAACCTTTTGGAAGACCTGAGTAATAGCAAATACGCTAATATGCAAG aaaatgGTCTAAACGGGTCGGCAGGCCCTGGATCTTTGGGTTATGTTGACGGCTACGGGTCTGGTACTAGAAGTCCGGCCTCCTATTCCAGGCCTTCCAGCGCGCAAAATAGCCTTAACCGTCCTTCGAGTGCGCAAAGTTTGCGTTCGCAAAACTCACTTAATCGCCCTTCAGTGGACGATTTATTAGACGAACTAGACCATGG TGATGTCATCTATGAAGGGCCCAAAAAAGTTGTGATCACAGTCAAGGAGACTAAAACGGAAACAGGATTTCCTGGAGAAACGGATTTAATTTCGTCGCATACTACGCGGACCGCATCATCGGCCACGCGAGAGCTGGACGACCTTATGGCCAGTTTATCCAATATCAAG GTAAACCCGGAGCAGCCTATCAGAGAAGAAAACATCCGTCCATCGAAAGCCACCCAGTCTCAGGGTCCTCCAGCGAATTTGGATTCTATGCTAGATAATTTACAAGCAGACATGAGCCGTCAAGGAGTTAATACCAGCCAGAAGGGATGCTGCAGCGCCTGCGACAAGCCAATTGTAGGTCAGGTGATCACCGCCCTGGGCAAGACGTGGCACCCTGAACACTTCACCTGTGCCCATTGCACCCAGGAATTGGGCACCAGGAACTTCTTCGAGAGGGAGGGCAAACCATATTGCGAACCTGACTACCACAATCTGTTTAGTCCAAGATGCGCCTACTGCAACGGACCTATTTTGGAT AAATGCGTTACTGCCCTAGAGAAAACGTGGCATATGGATCATTTCTTCTGTGCCCAGTGCGGAAAGCAATTTGGAGAAGATGGATTCCATGAGAGAGAAGGAAAACCTTACTGTCGCGATGACTACTTCGATATGTTTGCCCCCAAATGCGGAGCCTGCAACAGGGCCATTATGGAAAACTACATTTCCGCCCTAAACACTCAATGGCATCCCGATTGTTTCGTCTGCAGG GATTGCAAATTGGCGGTCCAAGGAAAGTCGTTCTACGCAGTGGAAGGAAAACCTGTATGCCCGAAATGTATTGGAGCCGATGAAGAGGAGGATGAATAA
- the l(2)k09848 gene encoding WD repeat-containing protein 74 produces the protein MDISRSTFYVGTNRGALLCTTEKAGDFKVFKNLEDSSNVKALCEGRNQDELAVGYSSGNVYVFDIPKGAFAKAIDGLEGSEEVIGICCLADSLVIGKRDGMVNIWNKKRNDYFSLNLDEKGSFDAMGLNYSRNIIATGGENNVYKLWDIETKKLMFKAKSLGHDTLQLPIPTSIRGICLFNSFPHIGSCCTKEGHILLYDDRAQRKPVVKFEEPKASYTTIKSAFRDTQVMTGTTKGYMQWVDLKQPKILKTYTNFTGGVTDIVCDPLEPYVASISFDRHLRVNNMETKQLISKVYMKQNLSKLVVKPVVKNEDEQVEDHLEEVDQEYEDLFKNMEEVHDDRKGANRKRKIIRESTELTRPKAKRKVKKKGTNQ, from the coding sequence ATGGATATAAGCAGATCCACATTTTATGTAGGAACAAATAGAGGTGCATTACTGTGTACAACTGAAAAGGCAGGAGATTTTAAAGTATTCAAAAACCTTGAAGACTCATCAAATGTTAAAGCCCTTTGTGAAGGTAGAAATCAAGATGAGCTGGCAGTTGGATATTCAAGCGGTAACGTTTATGTCTTTGATATTCCAAAAGGAGCCTTTGCAAAGGCAATTGATGGATTAGAAGGGAGTGAAGAAGTTATAGGAATTTGTTGTCTAGCAGATAGTCTTGTTATTGGCAAAAGAGATGGAATGGTCAATATATGGAATAAAAAGCGTAATgactatttttctttaaatttggatGAAAAAGGATCATTTGATGCTATGGGTTTAAATTACTCAAGAAATATAATTGCAACAGGTggtgaaaataatgtttacaAGCTATGGGACAttgaaacaaagaaattaatgtttaaagcAAAATCATTAGGGCATGATACTTTACAACTGCCTATTCCTACTTCCATAAGAGGAATTTGcctttttaatagttttccaCATATTGGATCTTGTTGTACAAAAGAGGGACACATTTTGTTATATGATGATAGAGCTCAGAGGAAACCAGTCgtaaaatttgaagaaccAAAGGCGAGCTATACAACAATAAAAAGTGCATTTAGAGATACTCAAGTTATGACTGGAACCACTAAAGGATATATGCAATGGGTAGACCTCAAACaaccaaaaattttgaaaacatataCCAATTTCACCGGAGGTGTGACTGACATAGTTTGTGATCCTTTGGAACCATATGTTGCTAGCATAAGCTTTGACAGGCATTTAAGAGTAAATAATATGGAGACAAAGCAATTAATAAGTAAGGTTTACATGAAGCAAAACTTATCAAAGCTAGTGGTAAAGCCAGTAGTTAAAAATGAGGATGAACAAGTTGAAGATCATCTTGAGGAGGTTGATCAAGAGTATGAGGATTTGTTTAAGAACATGGAAGAAGTTCATGATGATAGAAAAGGAGCAAATAGGAAACGAAAGATTATCAGAGAATCTACAGAACTGACTAGGCCAAAGGCCAAAAGAAAGGTAAAGAAGAAGGGAACAAATCAATAA
- the LOC136408617 gene encoding leupaxin-like isoform X4: protein MGDNLDALLADLQNTVSGGSNHAGYGSLNSPRGRQTPVSDTPLSKSQIHGVNAGTYGKTQPVSGTRGYSSTGGSGYGGTGAIGGSGDKRRPGNNSLQELDNLLEDLSNSKYANMQENGLNGSAGPGSLGYVDGYGSGTRSPASYSRPSSAQNSLNRPSSAQSLRSQNSLNRPSVDDLLDELDHGDVIYEGPKKVVITVKETKTETGFPGETDLISSHTTRTASSATRELDDLMASLSNIKVNPEQPIREENIRPSKATQSQGPPANLDSMLDNLQADMSRQGVNTSQKGCCSACDKPIVGQVITALGKTWHPEHFTCAHCTQELGTRNFFEREGKPYCEPDYHNLFSPRCAYCNGPILDKCVTALEKTWHMDHFFCAQCGKQFGEDGFHEREGKPYCRDDYFDMFAPKCGACNRAIMENYISALNTQWHPDCFVCRECRQPFVGGSFFDHEGQPYCETHYHLKRGSLCAGCHKPISGRCVTAMFRKFHPEHFVCAFCLKQLNKGTFKEQNDKPYCHICFEKLFG from the exons ACGCACTTCTAGCGGATTTGCAAAATACTGTGTCGGGGGGGTCAAATCATGCAGGCTATGGTTCCCTCAATTCGCCACGTGGAAGGCAAACACCAGTATCGGATACTCCTCTTTCCAAATCTCAGATCCATGGAGTTAATGCG GGTACCTACGGCAAAACTCAACCAGTGTCTGGCACTCGTGGCTACAGTAGCACTGGTGGTTCTGGCTACGGCGGTACCGGGGCGATTGGTGGTTCCGGGGATAAACGGCGTCCCGGGAATAACAGTTTGCAGGAATTGGACAACCTTTTGGAAGACCTGAGTAATAGCAAATACGCTAATATGCAAG aaaatgGTCTAAACGGGTCGGCAGGCCCTGGATCTTTGGGTTATGTTGACGGCTACGGGTCTGGTACTAGAAGTCCGGCCTCCTATTCCAGGCCTTCCAGCGCGCAAAATAGCCTTAACCGTCCTTCGAGTGCGCAAAGTTTGCGTTCGCAAAACTCACTTAATCGCCCTTCAGTGGACGATTTATTAGACGAACTAGACCATGG TGATGTCATCTATGAAGGGCCCAAAAAAGTTGTGATCACAGTCAAGGAGACTAAAACGGAAACAGGATTTCCTGGAGAAACGGATTTAATTTCGTCGCATACTACGCGGACCGCATCATCGGCCACGCGAGAGCTGGACGACCTTATGGCCAGTTTATCCAATATCAAG GTAAACCCGGAGCAGCCTATCAGAGAAGAAAACATCCGTCCATCGAAAGCCACCCAGTCTCAGGGTCCTCCAGCGAATTTGGATTCTATGCTAGATAATTTACAAGCAGACATGAGCCGTCAAGGAGTTAATACCAGCCAGAAGGGATGCTGCAGCGCCTGCGACAAGCCAATTGTAGGTCAGGTGATCACCGCCCTGGGCAAGACGTGGCACCCTGAACACTTCACCTGTGCCCATTGCACCCAGGAATTGGGCACCAGGAACTTCTTCGAGAGGGAGGGCAAACCATATTGCGAACCTGACTACCACAATCTGTTTAGTCCAAGATGCGCCTACTGCAACGGACCTATTTTGGAT AAATGCGTTACTGCCCTAGAGAAAACGTGGCATATGGATCATTTCTTCTGTGCCCAGTGCGGAAAGCAATTTGGAGAAGATGGATTCCATGAGAGAGAAGGAAAACCTTACTGTCGCGATGACTACTTCGATATGTTTGCCCCCAAATGCGGAGCCTGCAACAGGGCCATTATGGAAAACTACATTTCCGCCCTAAACACTCAATGGCATCCCGATTGTTTCGTCTGCAGG GAGTGTCGGCAACCCTTCGTCGGAGGTTCCTTCTTCGACCACGAGGGCCAGCCTTATTGCGAGACTCATTACCACTTGAAGCGTGGTTCCCTGTGCGCGGGCTGCCACAAACCCATCTCCGGACGCTGCGTTACCGCAATGTTCCGTAAATTCCATCCGGAACATTTCGTATGCGCCTTTTGCCTCAAACAACTTAACAAAGGCACGTTCAAGGAGCAGAACGACAAACCGTATTGTCACATATGTTTCGAGAAATTATTCGGTTAA